The Lineus longissimus chromosome 2, tnLinLong1.2, whole genome shotgun sequence genome window below encodes:
- the LOC135482913 gene encoding cell adhesion molecule DSCAML1-like — translation MSYRSTPVRSTGYSPSRLMMGREIATTIPTLRRNLRPQWPDAKRVSENMKSMQLQYKQQYDSRHGVASLPVLTTGEKVRVKLDGQKKWSEPATVVQHHATPRSYIIRSSEGKDYRRNRRHLQRIPSNVHTGEPPSVSSSTANVVRPQSSRNRTRPMSPARNLAGTPAPSSSEPPASPSQPVTPPMVESRTRSGRDIKPPVWSKDYVAK, via the coding sequence ATGAGTTATCGCTCAACCCCAGTCAGGTCAACTGGATACAGCCCAAGTCGTCTAATGATGGGAAGAGAGATTGCGACAACCATACCAACGCTCAGACGTAATCTCCGACCACAATGGCCAGACGCGAAACGCGTATCTGAAAACATGAAGTCAATGCAGCTGCAGTACAAACAGCAGTACGATAGTCGTCATGGAGTCGCCTCCCTGCCCGTGCTGACAACCGGAGAAAAGGTGCGAGTGAAACTGGACGGTCAGAAGAAATGGAGTGAGCCAGCTACGGTGGTGCAACACCACGCAACACCGAGATCATATATCATCAGATCCAGCGAAGGCAAGGATTATAGGCGCAATCGGCGTCACCTGCAACGAATTCCGTCGAACGTGCATACCGGTGAACCTCCAAGTGTCAGTTCTTCAACAGCCAACGTCGTTCGTCCACAATCGTCCAGGAATCGTACGAGGCCAATGTCGCCTGCCAGGAATCTTGCTGGAACGCCAGCTCCGTCATCATCAGAGCCACCTGCGTCACCTTCTCAACCGGTAACGCCACCTATGGTGGAATCTAGGACAAGATCTGGGAGAGATATCAAACCCCCAGTGTGGTCGAAAGACTACGTTGCAAAATAG